A region of Arabidopsis thaliana chromosome 5, partial sequence DNA encodes the following proteins:
- a CDS encoding Adenine nucleotide alpha hydrolases-like superfamily protein (Adenine nucleotide alpha hydrolases-like superfamily protein; FUNCTIONS IN: molecular_function unknown; INVOLVED IN: response to stress; CONTAINS InterPro DOMAIN/s: UspA (InterPro:IPR006016), Rossmann-like alpha/beta/alpha sandwich fold (InterPro:IPR014729); BEST Arabidopsis thaliana protein match is: Adenine nucleotide alpha hydrolases-like superfamily protein (TAIR:AT3G03290.1); Has 1807 Blast hits to 1807 proteins in 277 species: Archae - 0; Bacteria - 0; Metazoa - 736; Fungi - 347; Plants - 385; Viruses - 0; Other Eukaryotes - 339 (source: NCBI BLink).), which translates to MARSLKKSAKLSLRRVRINSPSIRFKPDSSSIERDQRIEFLGENGDDAGSGEEDTKEANNESEEVEDKEEERVKVIVEEEEEKEQDDAKSFNIGGGEGKKEAVAAVEAVEEEAEGGNRVMVVVDKALASTGALEWAITHTLQPQDTLFLLYFAKPFRKSKRKNRKREVKTDELVHTLKKLCQTKRPGIEVEIRRLEGKDKDKGQKIVEESKKQQVSLLVVGQEKKPPVWRLLKRWAWKRRRGHEGVLKYCLENASCMTIAVKPKNRKLGGYLITTKRHKNFWLLA; encoded by the exons atggcGAGATCGCTCAAGAAATCAGCCAAGTTGAGTCTAAGAAGAGTCCGGATCAATTCACCTTCGATTAGGTTCAAACCGGACTCGAGTTCCATAGAGAGAGACCAAAGAATCGAGTTTCTAGGCGAAAATGGTGATGATGCCGGatccggagaagaagacaccAAAGAAGCAAACAATGAAAGTGAAGAGGTTGAagataaggaagaagaaagagtcaaAGTAATTgtagaggaggaagaagaaaaagaacaagatgATGCCAAGAGCTTTAACATTGGAGGcggagaaggaaaaaaagaggcGGTGGCAGCGGTTGAGGCGGTTGAGGAGGAGGCGGAAGGCGGGAATAGAGTAATGGTGGTGGTTGATAAAGCGCTTGCTTCTACCGGAGCTTTAGAATGGGCTATTACGCATACTTTACAACCACAAGACACTCTTTTTCTGTTATACTTTGCAAAACCGTTTAGAAAaa GTAAAAGGAAGAACCGAAAACGCGAGGTGAAAACCGATGAATTGGTCCATACTTTAAAGAAACTGTGCCAAACGAAACGACCCGGG ATAGAAGTGGAGATAAGGAGGTTAGAGGggaaagacaaagacaaaggGCAGAAGATAgttgaagaatcaaagaaacaacaagtGAGCCTTTTAGTGGTTGGACAAGAGAAGAAACCTCCGGTCTGGAGGCTATTGAAGAGATGGGCGTGGAAGAGACGCCGTGGACACGAAGGTGTTCTCAAATACTGCCTCGAAAACGCCTCTTGCATGACAATCGCGGTTAAACCCAAGAACCGCAAGCTCGGCGGTTACTTAATCACCACCAAACGCCACAAAAACTTCTGGCTTCTCGCTTGA